GATCGCGCTGATCGGAGGCAAGGGCTACGAAGTCGCCGACGATTGGGCCGCCCTCTTCGCGAGCGGCGTGATTCTCTTTACGGGCTTGAGGCTCTTGCGTCCCGCCGTCGAGGAGCTGATGGATCGGAGTCCCGAGCCGGGGCTGGTCGAGAAGGCGGTCCGCGTCGCCGAGGATCGCCCCGGGGTCCACCGCGTCGAGAAGCTTCTCATGCGGAAAATGGGTCTCTACTACATCGCCGACATGCACCTCGAGGTCTCGCCGACCATGACCGTGTTCGAGGGGCACTCGATCGCGCACGGGGTGAAGGAGGCGGTCCGCGCGGCGCTGCCGCAAATCGTGGAGCTGACGATCCACATCGAGCCTGCCCGGCCGGGAACGGCGCCGGCCCGCGGCGAACGCGCGCAAGCTCCGCGCTGACCGGCCGCGCAGGGGCGCTCGGCACCCGCCTTGACCGTGGCGCCGCCTGCGGTTAGCATCTGGTGTCCCTGTCCAGCAAACGACGTAGGGGAGAGGTGGCCGAGTGGCTGAAGGCAGCCGCCTGCTAAGCGGTTGACGGGGTAACTCCCGTCCGGAGGTTCGAATCCTCTCCTCTCCGCCATCCTGGTTGTGAGATTGACTGCGCGCGCCCATAGCTCAACTGGATAGAGTGTCTGACTACGGATCAGAAGGTTGGGGGTTCAAATCCTCCTGGGCGCGCCACTTCCCATCCGCGGACCCGTCGAGAGGCCGGCGTTACCGCAGCGAGGCAAACCATGAATAGGAACCGCTGGATCCACCTCATCGCTCTCGCGTTCGCCTTCGCCTGGACGGGATTGCCCAACCCCATGACCCGCGTGGCCCGAGCCGAGACCCGAGCCGAGAAAAAGCCCGAGGTGAAGCTCGATGCGCCCGCGAGCCCGAAGTCGCTGCGCGTGGCGGTGTTTCCGGTCGTCAATGGGACCGGCGAGGTCGACGCGGTCAAGATCATGGAAGACGTGTTGGGCGAGCGCTTCAAAGAAGTCGATCGCGCGAAGGCGATCTTTCTCATGCCGGGCGACGTCGAGCGGATCCTCTCCAACGCGAACCGCCTCGACCGCGCGCTCCGCGTGACCGATCGGTGGTCGAAGAGCGGCGCGCTCGACTCGGCCGCGGTCTCAGGGCTCGACTCGTCGCTCGTCGCGGACGCCGTGCTTCTCATCAAGATCACCGAGTGGGAAACGAAGCGCTTTCACAATATCGGCGAGGGGCAGTCCTACACAACTATCGGTCTTCATTTCGCGCTCTTCGGAATCAAGGACAGGAAGAAGACCTGGAGCAAGGAAGTCCGCGAGCAAAGGCTCGCCCAGGAGATCGACGCCTCGAGCGGCATGGTCAGCTACGACGCGACGGGGCGGATTCAATCCCCGAACGCGACCGATCCCCCGCGCGTGCATGACGTGGCCTCCGATCTGGTCCGGGACGCGCTGAAGAAATTCCCCACCAAGTGAGGGAGCCGCAGACCTCCCTGGACGAGCGCTTCGTCGAAGCCGCCTTGGCGGAAGCGCGGGCGGCCGCGTCCGACGGCGAAGTCCCCGTGGGCGCCGTCGTCGTCTGGGAAGGCCGGATCATCGGCCGGGGACGGAACCGCGTCGAGACCACCCAGGACCCCACCGCGCACGCGGAGATCCTCGCGATCGGCGCCGCCGCGCAGACGATCAAGAGCTGGCGGCTCGACGAGGCCACGATCTACGTCACCCTCGAGCCGTGCCATATGTGCGCCGGCGCGATCGTCCTCGCGCGCATCAAGCGCCTCGTCTACGGGGCGCGCGATCCCAAAGCCGGAGCGTGCGGTTCGCTCGCCATGGTGCCCCAGGATCTGAGGCTCAACCACCGCGCCGAGGTTCTGCCGGGCGTCCTGGCCGAGGAATGCGGGGCTCTACTGGAGCATTTCTTCCAGAGCAAACGACGCGTGCAGAGCTGAGGAGCGGCCTGCCCGGACCGAACTTCCACCGCCTGGACCGGCTGGAAATGCGGAGGCGATTCGCGTATTCTCCCTCGCGGAGAGATGCGAGAGTGGCTGAATCGGGCGGTCTCGAAAACCGCTATACGCGTAAGCGTATCGAGGGTTCGAATCCCTCTCTCTCCGCCATTCAAAGGAGCGGCGCGCTTGGGAGCGCGCGAACATGGAAGCTTCCCGGAGAGATGTCCGAGTGGCTGAAGGAGCACGGTTGGAAACCGTGTAAGCATGAAAGTGCTTCGTGGGTTCGAATCCCACTCTCTCCGCCAGTTGTGAAGCACCGTATGGTCGGTGGGGATGTAGCTCAGTTGGGAGAGCGCCTCGTTCGCAACGAGGAGGTCACCGGTTCGATCCCGGTCATCTCCACCATATAGCTCACCGGGGCGGCGGCCGTAAGGTCCCGGAGGCCGGGCATGGCCTCCTCGTGGCTTGGCGTTGACGGCCAGTTCCCGCGCAATCGAGACTCGCGAACCCCGTCAGGACCGGAAGGTAGCAGCGGTCAGCGGTCACCTCGATGTGCCGCGGACTCAACTGGCTCGAGCCGGCACCGGGGGGGCTTTGCCCCGCAGCGCGCCGGGATGCGCGCCACGTTAGGAGCTGCCCTTGTCCCACCTAGCTCTCGCACGCAAGTACCGCCCCCAGCGCTTCGCCGATCTGGTCGGCCAGGATCCGATCCGCTCCACCCTGGAGCAGGCGGTCGCCAAGAACCGGGTCGCGCACGCGTACCTCTTCGCCGGACCGCGCGGAAGCGGGAAAACCACCACGGCCCGCCTCATCGCGAAGGCTTTGAATTGCGAGCGGCGCGCGCCCGGGGAGTCGGAGCCCTGCAATCAATGCGGGAGCTGCACCGAGATCACGGCGGGGACCTCCCTCGACGTCCTCGAGATCGACGGCGCGTCGAATCGCGGCATCGAGGAGATCCGAAATCTACGTGAGAACGTGAAGTACACCGCCTCGGGGGGAAGATTCAAGGTCTACATCATCGACGAGGCGCACCAGCTCACCGACTACGCGTGGAACGCCCTGCTCAAGACTCTGGAGGAGCCGCCCGAGCACGTCCGGTTCGTCTTCTGCACCACCGAGCCGCTCGAGGTCCCCGACACGATCGCTTCCCGCTGCCAGGTGTTCGAATTTCGCCGGCTCCGGAGCGAAGAGCTGGTGAAGCACCTGCTCGACGTGGCGAGGAAAGAAGCCGTCCCGCTCGCGGAGGACGCCGCCGCGTTGATCGCCCGGGCCTCGGAAGGAAGCGTGCGGGACGCGCTGGGGCGGCTCGATCAGGCGCTTGCGCTGTCTCCCGAGGAGGTCACCGCGGCGACGGTCGCGCAGGCTCTCGGTCTCGCCGGGCTCGACGCCTACTTCGATCTCGGAGAGGCGCTCGGGCGCCGGGATCCCAAGCTCGCCCTCCAGGTCATGGATCGGCTCCACGACCGGGGCATGGACGTCGAGGAGATCGCGGACGGGCTCTCGCACCACTTGCGGCAGCTTCTCCTCCTTGCGGTCGATCCGTCGCTCGAAAAGCTCGTGGATGCCGCCCCTTCGGACCGGGACCGGTACGCGGCGCAGGCGAAGGAATTCCGTCCGACCGATCTCGACACGATGCTGGGTCTGCTCCTGGAAACCCGCGGCGCGCTTCGCCGCGCGGAGGCGCCGCGCATCCTGCTCGAGGTGGCGCTCGTCGAGCTGTGCACGCTTCCGACCGCCGCCAGGATCGAGGATCTGATCCGCCGGCTCGGCGACCTGGAAGCTAAGCTCGAGGGAGAGCCGGGTGCGAGAAAAGCGCCGGGCACCGCATCCACGCCGAAAGCAGGCGCCCCGGAGAGCGTCTCCGCTCCGGATGGGGGCGCCGGCACGGCCGCCGGCCCGGCGACTCCGGCCGCGCCCGCGCCGCGGCGGGGATCGCCCCCTCCGCGCGCGGAGCAGGAGCCTTCGCGGCCCGCGGTCGGGGCTACGGCGCTCCGCCTCGTGGAATCGCCGTCCGCGGAGGTCGAGGTCGCGGACCCGAGCGATCCCGTGGTGCGTTGGCGCCACGCGGTCGATCGCGTCAAGGAGCGGAAGCTCCTTCTGGGCACGTGTCTCGAGGAGGGGTCTTTCCTGGGCATGGCGGGGGGCAACGTGCGCATCGCGCTCTCCGCGGAGCACGCATTTCACCGCGCGATGCTCGAGTTGAAGGAAAATAGGGAGATTCTGAACGAAGA
This region of Candidatus Eisenbacteria bacterium genomic DNA includes:
- a CDS encoding nucleoside deaminase, which translates into the protein MREPQTSLDERFVEAALAEARAAASDGEVPVGAVVVWEGRIIGRGRNRVETTQDPTAHAEILAIGAAAQTIKSWRLDEATIYVTLEPCHMCAGAIVLARIKRLVYGARDPKAGACGSLAMVPQDLRLNHRAEVLPGVLAEECGALLEHFFQSKRRVQS
- the dnaX gene encoding DNA polymerase III subunit gamma/tau gives rise to the protein MPLSHLALARKYRPQRFADLVGQDPIRSTLEQAVAKNRVAHAYLFAGPRGSGKTTTARLIAKALNCERRAPGESEPCNQCGSCTEITAGTSLDVLEIDGASNRGIEEIRNLRENVKYTASGGRFKVYIIDEAHQLTDYAWNALLKTLEEPPEHVRFVFCTTEPLEVPDTIASRCQVFEFRRLRSEELVKHLLDVARKEAVPLAEDAAALIARASEGSVRDALGRLDQALALSPEEVTAATVAQALGLAGLDAYFDLGEALGRRDPKLALQVMDRLHDRGMDVEEIADGLSHHLRQLLLLAVDPSLEKLVDAAPSDRDRYAAQAKEFRPTDLDTMLGLLLETRGALRRAEAPRILLEVALVELCTLPTAARIEDLIRRLGDLEAKLEGEPGARKAPGTASTPKAGAPESVSAPDGGAGTAAGPATPAAPAPRRGSPPPRAEQEPSRPAVGATALRLVESPSAEVEVADPSDPVVRWRHAVDRVKERKLLLGTCLEEGSFLGMAGGNVRIALSAEHAFHRAMLELKENREILNEELERLYGRGARLLCESAIPPAREAPDAGRTEPKPPPPGGPGATIVERIVELFDGEVLGPGSDEGNA